A genomic region of Nitrospirota bacterium contains the following coding sequences:
- a CDS encoding electron transfer flavoprotein subunit alpha, whose translation MSVIVNIEKCTGCENCISSCPFDAIVIKEGKAFINEYCQACMNCLNVCPEGAIIEIKEEKTKQFNIGDYKGVWIFAEQREGKIASVAYELLGIGRKLADKLNTELSAIVFGASESESQELIRWGADKVYYTDNEIFKQFNDEPYAKLLTILINKYLPEIVLAGATPIGRSFIPRVAARLRTGLTADCTSFEIDSETRNLLQIRPAFGGNIMATILCPNNRPQMATVRPRVMKRGQYDKTRVGEIVNITADGISSRTKVLQTVKEVSDLTVNLQEADIIVSGGRGLGDPKGFNLLKELAEILGGALGASRAAVDSGWIPYRHQVGQTGKTVCPKIYIACGISGAVQHLVGMQSSDIIIAINKNPDAPIFNIATFGIVGDLYEIIPLLIKKIKEAKGLGN comes from the coding sequence ATGTCTGTAATAGTTAATATAGAAAAATGTACAGGTTGTGAAAATTGTATTTCATCTTGCCCGTTTGATGCAATTGTAATTAAAGAGGGAAAGGCATTTATTAATGAATATTGTCAGGCATGTATGAATTGTTTGAATGTCTGTCCTGAAGGAGCAATTATAGAAATAAAAGAAGAAAAGACAAAACAATTCAATATTGGAGATTATAAGGGAGTATGGATATTTGCAGAACAAAGAGAAGGAAAGATTGCTTCTGTTGCATATGAACTTTTAGGGATTGGCAGAAAACTTGCTGATAAATTAAATACAGAACTTTCAGCAATTGTATTTGGTGCATCTGAGTCAGAATCGCAAGAGCTAATCAGATGGGGTGCTGACAAGGTTTATTATACCGATAATGAGATCTTTAAACAGTTTAATGATGAACCTTATGCTAAACTTCTTACCATTCTTATTAATAAGTATCTGCCGGAGATTGTTCTAGCGGGTGCAACACCGATTGGTAGATCTTTTATCCCAAGGGTTGCAGCGAGGTTACGCACTGGATTGACTGCAGATTGTACATCGTTTGAAATTGATAGTGAAACGCGAAATCTCCTACAGATAAGGCCTGCATTTGGAGGGAATATAATGGCTACCATACTCTGTCCAAATAACAGGCCACAAATGGCTACAGTAAGACCGAGGGTAATGAAACGTGGACAGTATGACAAAACAAGAGTAGGTGAAATTGTTAATATTACAGCAGATGGAATATCTTCACGAACAAAAGTATTACAGACTGTCAAGGAAGTTTCAGATCTAACGGTCAATTTACAGGAAGCGGATATTATAGTATCTGGCGGAAGAGGGCTTGGTGACCCTAAAGGGTTTAATCTTCTTAAAGAGTTGGCTGAAATACTGGGTGGTGCTCTTGGAGCTTCAAGGGCAGCAGTAGATTCTGGATGGATACCATACAGACATCAGGTTGGTCAAACAGGTAAAACAGTTTGTCCAAAAATATATATTGCATGTGGAATATCAGGTGCTGTTCAACATCTTGTCGGCATGCAGTCTTCTGATATCATAATTGCAATTAATAAAAATCCTGACGCCCCTATATTCAATATTGCTACTTTCGGGATAGTGGGAGACCTGTATGAGATTATCCCGCTCTTGATCAAGAAGATTAAAGAAGCAAAGGGTTTAGGAAATTAA
- a CDS encoding electron transfer flavoprotein subunit beta/FixA family protein, producing MKIVVCIKQVPDTAEVKINPETGTLIREGVPSIINPFDMHALEAGIQIKEKVGGKVTVITMGPPQAETALRDAISIGADEGVLISDKEFAGSDTWATSYTLSKAIDKIGADIILCGKQAIDGDTAQVGPETAEFLNIPHISYVKKIEEINENIIRVQRMMDEGYDIVESTMPVLLTVVKEINEPRLPSLKGKMAAKKALIQKWGQSDIQAEKDNIGIKGSPTQVKNIFSPEARSDRKMLVGSPEEQVEALLQELRSLKCL from the coding sequence ATGAAAATAGTCGTATGTATTAAACAGGTGCCTGATACTGCTGAGGTGAAAATTAATCCTGAAACCGGGACCCTTATTAGAGAAGGTGTGCCAAGCATTATTAATCCATTCGATATGCATGCACTTGAAGCAGGGATTCAGATTAAAGAGAAAGTCGGTGGTAAGGTTACCGTTATTACTATGGGTCCTCCACAAGCCGAAACAGCACTAAGAGATGCAATATCAATTGGTGCTGATGAAGGAGTACTTATTTCAGACAAAGAGTTTGCAGGCTCAGATACATGGGCAACATCATATACTTTATCAAAAGCCATAGATAAAATCGGTGCGGATATTATTCTATGTGGTAAACAGGCAATAGATGGTGATACAGCACAGGTTGGTCCTGAGACTGCTGAGTTTCTGAATATTCCGCATATCTCATATGTTAAAAAAATTGAAGAGATTAATGAAAATATAATAAGGGTTCAAAGGATGATGGATGAAGGATATGATATTGTTGAATCTACTATGCCAGTATTATTAACAGTTGTGAAGGAGATAAATGAACCGAGATTGCCCTCATTGAAGGGTAAAATGGCTGCCAAGAAAGCTTTAATTCAGAAATGGGGACAGTCAGATATACAGGCTGAAAAAGATAATATAGGCATTAAAGGTTCACCAACACAGGTGAAAAATATCTTTAGTCCTGAAGCCCGCTCTGATAGAAAAATGCTTGTAGGGTCACCGGAAGAACAGGTTGAAGCTTTACTTCAGGAACTCAGGAGTTTGAAATGTCTGTAA
- a CDS encoding general secretion pathway protein GspB — MSYILDALKKSEKERRRGVVPDLLTIQEVASQKEKKHYLWFYLLIFALILNAGLFVLMLAHWEKDQKNIVNQKPISKKTRELSEESLKSDIVESKSVSYKSKEVKSTFIEKNDIEDTSEQKKQILLSVKNTSEIKSKKTEIPIKNKIYNLNELPLYIREKLPSLKIAVSIYSDDPTLRMVKVDNKTLHEGEYLTDGLRLDSITNDDVIFSYEGFHFRVATR; from the coding sequence ATGTCATATATACTCGATGCTCTTAAAAAATCCGAGAAAGAACGAAGACGTGGTGTTGTGCCTGATTTACTAACCATACAAGAAGTTGCCTCACAGAAGGAAAAAAAACATTATCTATGGTTTTATCTGCTAATATTTGCTTTAATTTTGAATGCTGGACTTTTCGTATTGATGCTCGCACACTGGGAGAAAGATCAAAAAAATATTGTTAATCAAAAACCTATATCTAAAAAAACCAGAGAACTTTCAGAGGAAAGTTTAAAGTCTGATATAGTTGAAAGTAAATCTGTTTCATATAAATCAAAAGAAGTCAAATCAACATTTATTGAAAAAAATGATATTGAAGATACTTCAGAACAAAAGAAACAAATACTTTTGAGTGTTAAAAATACATCTGAGATAAAATCAAAAAAGACAGAAATCCCTATTAAGAACAAAATATATAATCTAAATGAATTACCATTATATATTCGAGAGAAATTACCTTCTCTAAAAATTGCTGTTTCAATTTATTCAGATGACCCAACCTTACGAATGGTGAAAGTTGATAACAAGACGTTGCATGAAGGTGAATATCTGACAGATGGTCTAAGATTAGATTCAATCACCAATGATGATGTGATTTTCAGTTATGAGGGCTTTCATTTTCGTGTAGCAACTAGGTAG
- a CDS encoding AAA family ATPase, protein MYIEYFGLKESPFSIAPDPRYLYLSEQHREALAHLIYGVNSDGGFVLLTGEVGTGKTTVCRCLLEQLPENTKIAFIINPKLTVDELLASICDEFGIDYPANNKSIKVFVDKINKYLLENFERGHKTVIIIEEAQNLTMELLEQIRLLTNLETTKSKLLQIIMIGQPELRDILSRSELRQISQRITARYHIGPLSRKEIVFYVNHRLTIAGAREKLFPDYIFKSIYQYSHGIPRLINMICDRALLGTYVQGKKYVDKSTLKKAAMEVSGDLKTRGYNRKTLKWILTIFLLFLSASSIFISYFRYREDIVKNKTILSGVKTSEETNYKTFNWMIDEEIIKNDVDTTYRANTRQWNIPYQLQKQSAVCDFTQGDGLLCLTPDGVIEIGKR, encoded by the coding sequence ATGTATATAGAATACTTTGGCCTAAAAGAATCTCCTTTTTCGATAGCTCCGGATCCACGTTATCTTTATCTTAGTGAACAACATAGAGAAGCACTTGCACACTTGATATATGGAGTAAACAGTGATGGCGGTTTTGTTCTCCTTACAGGAGAAGTCGGAACAGGTAAAACAACTGTATGTCGTTGTCTTCTTGAACAACTTCCAGAAAATACTAAAATCGCATTTATTATCAATCCTAAATTGACAGTTGATGAACTTCTGGCATCAATATGTGACGAATTTGGTATAGACTATCCTGCTAACAATAAAAGTATAAAGGTCTTTGTAGATAAAATAAATAAGTATTTACTTGAAAATTTCGAAAGAGGGCATAAGACTGTAATTATTATAGAAGAGGCTCAGAATCTCACTATGGAGTTGTTAGAACAAATAAGACTTTTAACAAACCTTGAAACCACAAAGAGTAAATTATTACAGATTATAATGATAGGTCAGCCAGAACTCAGAGATATTCTCTCAAGGTCTGAACTCAGACAAATTTCACAACGAATTACAGCACGTTATCATATTGGACCTTTATCAAGAAAAGAAATTGTTTTCTACGTAAACCATCGTCTTACAATAGCAGGAGCAAGAGAGAAATTATTCCCTGATTATATATTCAAAAGTATATATCAGTATAGTCATGGAATTCCGAGACTTATTAATATGATTTGTGATAGAGCTTTGCTTGGAACATATGTTCAGGGAAAAAAATATGTAGATAAATCCACATTGAAAAAAGCTGCTATGGAAGTATCTGGAGATCTCAAAACTCGAGGTTACAATAGAAAAACATTGAAATGGATATTGACTATATTTTTACTTTTTCTTTCTGCAAGTTCAATTTTTATTAGCTATTTTCGATATAGAGAAGATATTGTTAAAAATAAAACAATTCTCTCAGGAGTAAAAACATCTGAAGAAACAAATTACAAGACTTTTAATTGGATGATAGATGAAGAAATAATCAAGAATGACGTAGATACCACTTACCGGGCAAATACAAGACAATGGAATATCCCTTATCAGTTACAAAAGCAATCTGCAGTATGCGATTTTACTCAAGGAGATGGTTTACTATGTTTGACACCTGATGGTGTCATAGAAATAGGGAAAAGATAA
- the hslV gene encoding ATP-dependent protease subunit HslV yields the protein MNEQNKLKGTTILCVKRNERVAIGGDGQVTMGNTVLKKNARKIRKMFGDKILAGFSGATADAFTLFEKFEVKLETYRGNITKAAVELAKDWRTDKILRRLEAMLVVADNEHIFIISGTGDVIEPENGIAAIGSGGPYAQAAARALIENTELSAKEIIEKAMKITSDICIYTNENIAIEEING from the coding sequence ATGAATGAACAAAACAAATTGAAGGGTACAACTATACTCTGTGTAAAGCGTAATGAAAGGGTTGCTATCGGAGGTGATGGACAGGTTACAATGGGGAATACTGTATTAAAAAAGAATGCCAGGAAAATCAGAAAGATGTTTGGAGACAAGATTCTTGCTGGATTTTCTGGTGCAACTGCCGATGCTTTTACTTTGTTTGAAAAGTTTGAAGTTAAACTTGAAACTTATCGTGGAAATATAACAAAAGCTGCTGTAGAGCTCGCAAAAGATTGGAGAACAGACAAGATATTGAGAAGGCTTGAGGCTATGCTTGTTGTTGCTGATAATGAACACATATTTATTATCTCAGGCACAGGGGATGTAATAGAACCTGAAAACGGAATTGCAGCTATTGGTTCAGGAGGACCTTATGCACAGGCAGCGGCAAGAGCGCTTATCGAAAATACTGAACTATCGGCAAAGGAAATTATAGAAAAAGCAATGAAGATAACTTCAGATATTTGTATATATACAAATGAAAATATTGCAATAGAGGAGATTAATGGATAA
- the xerC gene encoding tyrosine recombinase XerC, translating into MNKYIDQFIRYLEIEKGVSTHTLRAYKKDLEELFEYVKTKPEEIDMVDIRGFIAEQIRKGLNKTTVSRRLSSIRSFFSYLYRERFVTFNPAKLVSHIRTAKLLPRFLSVDDVFALVEKPEGIGFLPARDRAILELLYSSGLRVSELSGLNTDDIHLKDALIKIRGKGRKERIVPIGSKAIDAVKTYLVERMLFKSKDRALFLNRLGSRLTDRSVRRIVVKYARTLGFNEKVSPHTFRHSFASHLLQGGADLRVIQELLGHSSLSTTQRYTHLDITHLMDVYDKSHPLAGEKKAFTPIVQKKGSQG; encoded by the coding sequence ATGAATAAATACATTGATCAGTTTATAAGATATCTTGAAATCGAAAAAGGTGTATCAACACATACACTGAGGGCTTATAAAAAAGACCTTGAAGAATTATTTGAATATGTAAAAACTAAACCAGAAGAAATCGATATGGTCGATATAAGGGGTTTTATTGCAGAACAGATTAGGAAGGGTCTGAATAAAACAACTGTGAGCAGGCGTCTTTCCAGTATCAGATCATTTTTTTCATATTTATACAGGGAAAGATTTGTCACATTCAATCCTGCAAAACTTGTGTCACATATCAGGACTGCAAAACTTTTACCACGGTTTTTATCAGTTGATGATGTATTTGCACTTGTAGAGAAACCTGAAGGGATAGGTTTTCTGCCAGCAAGAGACAGAGCAATTTTAGAACTTCTTTATTCAAGTGGTCTTAGAGTGAGTGAACTTTCAGGACTCAATACTGATGATATTCATTTGAAAGATGCCCTGATAAAAATACGCGGTAAGGGTAGAAAAGAACGTATTGTTCCAATTGGGTCAAAGGCGATTGATGCTGTAAAAACTTATCTTGTTGAAAGAATGTTATTTAAAAGCAAAGACAGGGCTTTATTTTTGAATAGACTTGGAAGTAGGTTGACAGACCGAAGTGTGAGACGTATAGTAGTTAAATATGCACGAACTTTAGGATTTAATGAAAAGGTTAGTCCCCATACTTTTAGACACTCTTTTGCAAGTCATCTTTTACAAGGAGGTGCTGACCTTAGAGTTATTCAAGAACTTTTGGGTCATTCTTCTCTCTCGACAACACAGAGATATACTCATTTAGATATTACTCATTTGATGGATGTTTATGATAAGTCACATCCACTTGCAGGAGAAAAAAAGGCTTTTACACCAATAGTTCAGAAGAAAGGAAGTCAGGGATAA
- the fabD gene encoding ACP S-malonyltransferase — protein MMKIAFVFPGQGSQYVGMGREIYEAFNIVRTTYQEASEVLQYNVADLSFRGPEEELNKTYRTQPCILTLSIAIHRILISKGINPSIVAGHSLGEYSALVAADVLLFSDALKITEKRGIFMQEAVPEGKGLMAAILGLERNKVDEICLSLKSGYAYPANYNCPGQIVISGEKDAVEEAINLCKEAGAKRAVPLTVSVPSHCKLMETASRQLSEILDTIKFKRPTIHFISNKDANFIEDAEDIKKSLIQQLGSPVLWEDSVRLMKDSGVDTFIEVGPGKVLSGLIRRIVNDVKIFNVEDMKGIEIINSQIKL, from the coding sequence ATAATGAAAATTGCCTTTGTTTTTCCAGGTCAGGGATCACAATATGTTGGAATGGGCAGAGAAATTTATGAGGCCTTTAATATAGTTAGAACGACATATCAGGAAGCATCAGAAGTTTTACAGTATAATGTTGCTGATTTATCCTTTAGAGGTCCGGAAGAAGAACTGAATAAGACTTACAGGACACAACCATGTATATTAACTCTGAGTATTGCAATTCACAGAATTTTAATATCAAAAGGAATAAATCCCTCAATCGTTGCTGGACACAGTCTCGGTGAGTACTCTGCTCTGGTTGCAGCAGATGTTTTATTATTTTCAGATGCACTTAAAATTACAGAAAAACGTGGTATATTTATGCAAGAAGCTGTCCCTGAAGGTAAAGGACTTATGGCTGCTATACTTGGTTTAGAAAGAAACAAAGTTGATGAAATATGCCTATCTTTGAAGTCAGGATATGCTTATCCTGCGAATTATAACTGTCCTGGACAGATTGTGATTTCAGGTGAAAAAGATGCAGTAGAAGAAGCTATAAATTTATGTAAAGAGGCTGGTGCCAAAAGGGCAGTGCCCTTAACAGTGAGTGTCCCTTCTCATTGTAAATTAATGGAAACGGCATCCAGGCAACTTTCTGAAATTCTTGATACAATAAAATTTAAAAGGCCAACAATTCATTTTATCAGCAATAAAGATGCGAATTTTATAGAGGATGCAGAAGATATAAAGAAATCACTCATACAACAGCTTGGCAGTCCGGTACTCTGGGAGGATTCAGTGCGGCTGATGAAAGATTCAGGAGTGGATACATTTATCGAAGTGGGTCCTGGAAAAGTTCTATCAGGACTTATCAGGAGAATAGTAAATGATGTAAAAATATTTAATGTCGAAGATATGAAGGGGATTGAAATCATAAATTCGCAGATAAAATTATGA
- the carB gene encoding carbamoyl-phosphate synthase large subunit → MPKLKDIKKVMIIGSGPIVIGQACEFDYSGTQACKALKNLGYEIVLVNSNPATIMTDPGIADVTYIEPLNVEYMIKIIEKERPDAILPNLGGQTGLNLSSELYRKGILDKYGVKIIGVQAEAIERGEDRIAFKETMNKLGIEMPRSEPALSVEEAEEIVSRLGFPVVIRPAYTLGGTGGGLVYNLEELRVVASRGISASLIGQILIEESVLGWEELELEVVRDAKNQCITVCFIENVDAMGIHTGDSYCTAPMLTIDPELQQRLQKYSYDIVEAIKVIGGTNIQFAHDPKTGRVVVIEINPRTSRSSALASKATGFPIARISAQLAAGLTLDEIPYWRKGTLEKYTPWGEYVVVKFARWAFEKFEGVEDKLGTQMRAVGEVMSIGKTYKEAFQKSIRSLEIGRYGLGFAKDFNKKSLNELMDMLSYATSERQFIMYEALRKGAKVDELYEKTHIKPWFIEQMKEIVELEEELLKYKGKILPDELLIRAKKDGFADRYLSQLLGISEKDIRTRRKELKLNQSWEPVPVSGVENAAYYYSTYNSPDRLPISSKKKIMVIGGGPNRIGQGIEFDYCCVHAAFALRDKGYESIMVNCNPETVSTDYDTSDKLYFEPITVEDVLGIYEKEKPEGIIIQFGGQTPLNIAKELSEAGVRIIGTSPETIDLAEDRDRFRQMMKKLGIPMPDSGMASTLDEALNVASRIGYPLMVRPSYVLGGRGMEVVHDEQMLIHYVNAAVDVTPDRPILIDKFLENAIETEADAISDGTDAFIPAVMEHIELAGIHSGDSACVIPPISIPPKHLETIHEFTRKIAVELNVIGLMNIQYAIANDTVYVLEANPRASRTVPLVSKVCNIQMVRIAMEIMLGSKLSEMNLKSFYIPHFGVKEAVFPFNMFHEVDPILGPEMRSTGEVLGMGNSFGLAYYKAQEAAQQKLPTSGTVLITVTDEDKPAAMQVAKRFERLGFQIFATRGTFNYLAKHGINAKLIDKMHEGRPNIVDAIKNRKIHLVINTPSGRLSKHDDSYIRKSAIKYKVPYITTIAAAVAAARGIEAYHKGHNDIKSLQEYHADIK, encoded by the coding sequence ATGCCAAAACTGAAAGATATTAAAAAAGTAATGATAATAGGTTCAGGCCCGATTGTAATCGGGCAGGCATGTGAATTCGATTATTCAGGAACGCAGGCTTGCAAGGCATTGAAAAATCTTGGATATGAGATAGTTCTGGTTAATTCAAACCCCGCAACCATAATGACAGATCCTGGAATAGCTGATGTTACATATATTGAACCTCTAAATGTTGAATACATGATAAAAATTATTGAAAAAGAGAGACCCGATGCAATCTTACCTAATCTGGGTGGACAAACGGGATTGAACTTATCTTCAGAATTGTATCGTAAAGGCATACTCGATAAATACGGAGTGAAGATTATTGGTGTGCAGGCAGAAGCCATTGAACGCGGTGAAGATCGTATCGCGTTTAAGGAAACTATGAATAAGCTTGGCATAGAGATGCCGCGAAGCGAACCTGCCTTAAGTGTTGAAGAGGCTGAAGAGATTGTTTCAAGACTTGGCTTTCCTGTTGTAATACGTCCTGCATATACGCTTGGAGGCACAGGAGGTGGACTTGTCTACAATCTTGAAGAACTTCGTGTGGTTGCAAGCAGGGGAATATCTGCAAGCCTTATAGGACAGATCCTGATAGAAGAATCCGTCCTTGGTTGGGAAGAGCTTGAACTCGAAGTTGTTCGTGATGCAAAGAACCAGTGCATTACAGTATGTTTTATTGAAAATGTTGATGCAATGGGAATTCATACGGGTGATTCGTACTGCACTGCACCAATGCTCACCATTGATCCAGAACTTCAACAAAGATTGCAGAAATATTCTTATGATATCGTTGAGGCCATTAAGGTAATCGGGGGGACTAATATCCAGTTTGCACATGATCCGAAAACAGGAAGGGTTGTAGTGATTGAGATAAATCCAAGAACCTCCCGTTCTTCTGCGCTTGCCTCTAAAGCAACCGGATTTCCTATCGCTCGTATCTCAGCACAACTGGCAGCAGGTTTAACCCTCGATGAAATACCGTACTGGAGAAAAGGTACTCTCGAAAAATATACCCCATGGGGAGAATATGTAGTAGTAAAGTTTGCCAGATGGGCATTCGAGAAATTTGAAGGGGTTGAAGATAAGCTTGGTACGCAGATGCGTGCAGTAGGCGAAGTAATGAGCATTGGTAAGACATATAAGGAAGCATTCCAAAAGTCAATACGTTCTCTGGAGATCGGAAGATATGGACTCGGTTTTGCCAAGGATTTCAATAAAAAGTCTCTTAATGAACTCATGGATATGCTCTCTTATGCGACAAGTGAAAGGCAGTTTATCATGTATGAGGCCTTGAGGAAGGGAGCAAAGGTTGATGAACTATATGAAAAGACTCACATAAAACCATGGTTCATAGAACAGATGAAAGAAATCGTCGAATTGGAAGAAGAATTACTTAAATATAAAGGTAAAATATTACCTGATGAACTACTAATCAGGGCAAAGAAAGATGGTTTTGCAGACCGTTATCTTTCACAACTTCTTGGAATATCAGAAAAAGATATACGTACACGAAGGAAAGAACTAAAATTAAATCAGTCATGGGAACCTGTTCCTGTAAGTGGCGTTGAAAATGCTGCCTATTATTATTCAACATACAATTCTCCTGACAGACTACCGATAAGCAGTAAGAAAAAAATAATGGTGATTGGTGGCGGGCCTAACCGTATCGGGCAGGGCATTGAGTTCGATTATTGCTGTGTGCATGCAGCATTTGCCTTGAGAGACAAAGGATATGAGTCCATTATGGTAAACTGCAACCCAGAGACAGTTTCTACAGATTACGATACATCTGATAAATTGTATTTCGAGCCTATAACTGTTGAAGATGTGCTGGGCATATATGAGAAGGAAAAACCAGAAGGGATTATTATTCAGTTTGGAGGGCAGACACCTCTCAATATAGCAAAGGAACTCTCTGAAGCCGGTGTGAGAATAATCGGGACATCTCCGGAAACTATAGATCTTGCAGAGGATAGAGACCGTTTCCGACAGATGATGAAAAAATTAGGTATTCCTATGCCTGATTCAGGAATGGCAAGCACACTCGATGAAGCGTTAAATGTTGCAAGCAGAATAGGGTATCCGCTTATGGTCAGACCATCATATGTTCTTGGAGGACGTGGTATGGAGGTAGTTCATGATGAGCAGATGCTAATACACTATGTAAATGCTGCTGTAGATGTTACTCCTGACCGGCCGATTTTAATTGATAAATTCCTTGAAAACGCAATCGAAACAGAAGCAGATGCAATTTCTGATGGTACAGATGCATTTATACCTGCAGTAATGGAACATATTGAGCTTGCAGGAATACATTCAGGTGATTCTGCATGTGTTATTCCTCCTATAAGTATTCCGCCAAAGCATCTTGAAACCATACATGAATTTACTCGAAAAATTGCTGTGGAGTTAAATGTTATAGGTTTGATGAATATTCAGTATGCTATTGCTAATGATACGGTATATGTACTTGAAGCAAATCCCAGGGCATCACGAACAGTTCCGCTGGTTTCAAAGGTATGCAACATTCAGATGGTGCGTATCGCAATGGAGATAATGCTGGGCAGCAAGCTTTCAGAAATGAACCTTAAATCTTTTTATATACCTCATTTCGGAGTGAAGGAGGCGGTATTCCCGTTCAACATGTTTCATGAAGTTGATCCTATCCTCGGGCCCGAGATGCGTTCAACAGGAGAGGTTCTTGGTATGGGTAATTCTTTTGGGCTTGCATATTATAAAGCACAGGAAGCAGCTCAACAGAAACTTCCAACTTCTGGAACAGTTCTTATAACTGTAACTGATGAGGATAAACCTGCTGCTATGCAGGTTGCGAAGCGTTTTGAAAGGCTCGGATTTCAAATATTTGCAACCCGTGGAACATTCAATTATCTTGCTAAACACGGAATAAACGCAAAATTGATAGATAAAATGCATGAGGGCCGTCCTAATATTGTTGATGCCATAAAAAACAGAAAAATACATCTTGTAATTAATACTCCAAGTGGAAGATTGAGCAAGCATGATGATTCATATATACGAAAATCTGCTATAAAATATAAAGTGCCTTATATAACTACAATAGCAGCGGCAGTAGCCGCTGCACGTGGGATTGAGGCGTATCACAAAGGTCATAATGACATAAAATCACTTCAGGAATATCACGCTGATATTAAATAG
- a CDS encoding carbonic anhydrase family protein, with product MISFVFGCKPAEKPVEKPAEPVKEIHWGYQGEGAPENWGKLKPEYALCGSGMSQSPIDFNKTYKTDLDEIEFAYNDTPLKIINNGHSIQVNCEPGSTVMIDGEKYELVQFHFHAPSEHTVNGQFYDMELHLVHKNQNNDIAVVGVFMKKGVENKLIQVLWDNIPTEIDKENLVSGISVNASSLLPKDRKYYHYFGSLTTPPCTEGVNWSVFKTPIQVSEAQIEKFKTVMGVNNNRPVLKVNKRFILESR from the coding sequence ATGATAAGCTTTGTTTTTGGTTGCAAGCCTGCTGAAAAGCCTGTGGAAAAACCTGCCGAACCTGTTAAAGAAATTCACTGGGGATATCAGGGAGAGGGTGCTCCTGAAAACTGGGGGAAATTGAAGCCAGAATATGCCTTGTGTGGGAGTGGAATGTCGCAGTCTCCTATAGACTTTAATAAGACATATAAGACTGACCTGGATGAAATTGAATTTGCTTATAATGATACACCACTTAAAATAATTAATAACGGACACTCTATTCAGGTCAATTGTGAACCTGGAAGCACAGTCATGATTGATGGTGAAAAATATGAACTTGTTCAATTCCACTTCCATGCGCCGAGTGAGCATACTGTTAACGGACAGTTCTATGATATGGAACTACATCTGGTTCATAAAAATCAAAATAATGATATTGCTGTTGTTGGTGTATTCATGAAAAAGGGCGTAGAGAACAAACTGATACAGGTTTTATGGGACAATATCCCAACAGAGATAGATAAAGAAAATCTTGTGAGTGGGATTTCTGTTAACGCGTCCAGCTTGTTGCCAAAAGACAGAAAATATTATCATTACTTTGGTTCTTTAACAACCCCGCCATGCACTGAAGGAGTAAACTGGAGTGTATTCAAGACACCTATTCAGGTATCTGAAGCCCAGATAGAAAAATTTAAAACTGTTATGGGTGTAAACAATAACAGGCCAGTACTTAAAGTTAACAAGAGATTTATTCTGGAATCGAGATAA